Part of the Tolypothrix sp. PCC 7910 genome, TTAGCTGTTTCATTAATTTTTTATCTAAAATTAACAGTATTTTACCGGATGTGCAATTCGCTTAGTGGTAAATTATCTCAGCTATGACTTTAGTTTTAGCCATTAGTGAATAAACTTACATACACTATGACTCCGTGAAAACAAGCACAAGTATTTTTTCCTATATATGCAATTAATCCGTAATTACTAGCTAAACACTACGCCGATTAGCGATTATACTTGTGTACTGAAATGTATGATAAATACCGAATTTAATCTGATTATTTGGTTTTTAATCGCAATAATTAAACCCACCAATTTGATATTTAAAAAATCTGAGATTGTTAGCCAGATAACTTGACATGACAATGTTCACAGATGATATATTATCATGTCTTGATATTGCAATATCAATAATAAATTGGCTGATATAGCAGCTTTTTTAAACATATTCAACTGTAATTTTCAAGCAATTTACTGATAAATCAATTGGATTGAGGACGAAAAATGAGTATGCATCATAAAAAAGCATTAGTATCCGGAGCTGCTTTATTAACAATTGGATTTAGTCTGGTAAGTTTAATCACTATATTACCTAAACCAGAAGTTGCTGGAGCTAGAGAAATTAAGTCAAATAAAGCAAATTCCAGCAACGCTTGGCTAGCTGCATCTTTTCCTGTAGAAAACTTTCAAGGCTATAGTTCTGCTTTTGGTTATCGCCGTTCTGCTACTGGTGGTAGTAATTGGGAATTTCATGGTGGCTTAGATATTGCTGCCCCACAAGGTAGTTACATTCGCAATTGGTGGGCTGGTAGAGTGATTAAAGTAGGCGATCGCAATGCCTGTGGCACCCATATAATCATTAAATCCGGATCATGGGAGCATACTTATTGTCACATGGAAGGCAACGTGGAAAATATCTCCGGTCGTCGTTATCTAGTTGATCGCGCAGGTGGAATTCAAATTGCTGAAGGTCAAAATGTCCCCACAGGTTTTAGAATTGGGCGAGTAGGAATGAGCGGAAGGACTACCGGGCCTCACTTGCATTGGGGATTGAAGTATGACACTAACTATGTAGATCCAGCAATGGTTTTGCGAGAAATGTTTTCCCAACAGCAAATTGCTAGAAGAGGTGGATCAACAATTAATGCGCAACAGACACAAGTTGTAATTCAAGAATCAGCAACTACTGGCGATTCTGGTTATTAAATGTTAGATAAGGGCTGTTTTATAGCTTTTCAGCAAGTGTATTTTATGTCCCTTAGTACCACTGCGCGGAAGTCAACAGCCACAACTTAACTTTCAGCTTACATACTCCCCGCAAGGGGATTAAAAATTTCACAAAGTAGAAAAAAGAGCGATCGCTCTTACTTAACCTCATTGTTTCATGGGGGTAAATTCGCTTTAACTATTGAACGCCAGTTGCTTCTCCCAAGGGGAGACGCTACGCGTAGCTTGCTTCCCCGCAGGGGTACAAGTCTGGCGACCGAACGCACTGGCTCCTTTTGACACTAAATATATACAGGGACAAAATTTGATACAGTCCGGAAATCATTGTTTTGACAGTGAAGTTTGGCTCCAGTAGATATTTTGCCTAAGCTATGAATAAACAATACTTACGCAGTAAGCTGGGATTACTGTTAGCACTTATATTGCTTTGTACACCCTCTATTGCTATTGCCCAAACAGAAGTACAGAGCCAAGATGACATATTAATTGAAGCAGTTTCAACCGATCAAGTTGATGTGGTAAAAAAGTATCTTGATAATGGCGGCAATCCTAATAGATATTTTGCACTGGCGGTGAGTGATGGTGCAATGCAGAGTATACAACTGATGCTGCTGCGGGGTGCAGATGTAAATTATAGCGATAAAAATGGCATCACACCTTTGATGGTTGCAGCCAGATATACCTATCGTGCTGGGGTAGAAATGACAAAGTTATTGCTAGACAAAGGTGCTGTAGTTAATGCCAAAAGCCTAAAAGGTAGCACTGCACTCATGTTTGCTTGCTCTCCCCCAGCTCAATACTATGAAGATGATTATGTAAAAGTTGTACAAATGCTAATAGCTAAAGGAGCAAAGCTAAATGTTAAAAACCAGATGGGTGCATCACCGCTGAGTGTCGCGACTGGAGGTAATTGGCAGAAAATAGTTGCTGTTCTCAAAAAAGCAGGCGCAAAATTCTAGATTGGGGTTTGTCAGTCGTTAACTATCAACAGTCAACAGTCAACGAAAGATGCGATCGCACCTAGCAATTAGCAGTAAGCTGTTTGAGGGCGTTTTTCACAATCTACTATGGCAACGATTAACGACAACTACCTCAAGTTGAAAGCTGGCTACCTGTTTCCCGAAATTGCACGACGGGTAAATGCTTTTGCTGATGCCAATCCTGATGCTAAAATTATTCGGCTCGGTATTGGTGATGTCACAGAACCCTTACCAGAAGCCTGTCGCACAGCCATGATCAAAGCCGTGGAAGAAATGGGCGATCGCTCTACCTTTAAAGGCTATGGCCCAGAACAAGGCTATGCTTGGTTAAGAGAAAAAATCGCGGCTCAAGATTTCCAAGCACGGGGAGCCGATATCGATGCTTCTGAAATCTTTATCTCCGACGGTTCCAAATGCGATACAGGCAATATTTTGGAAATCTTTGGACATGATAACGCGATCGCTGTTACCGATCCTGTTTATCCTGTTTATGTAGACACTAATGTCATGGCAGGAAATACAGGGAACGCTAATGATAAAGGCGAGTTTGCTGGCTTAGTCTATCTCCCCATTACCGCAGAGAACAACTTCACCGCAGAGATTCCCTCACAAAAAGTTGATTTAATTTATCTTTGCTTCCCCAACAACCCCACAGGTGCAACTGCTAGTAAAGCACACTTAAAAGCATGGGTAGACTATGCTAAAGCGAATGGCTCAATTATTTTCTTTGATGCAGCCTACGAAGCCTACATTACCGATCCTGAAATTCCTCATTCCATATATGAGATTGAAGGTGCAAGAGATGTGGCGATCGAGTTTCGCTCTTTCTCTAAAAATGCAGGTTTTACTGGAACTCGCTGCGCCTTAACTGTCGTACCCAAAACCCTCACAGCCAAAGCCGCAGATGGTTCTGATGTCGAACTGTGGAAGCTGTGGAACCGCCGCCAATCCACCAAGTTTAATGGTGTATCTTACATTGTGCAACGCGGTGCTGAAGCAGTTTATTCTCCACAGGGACAAGCTCAAATTAAAGCACTAGTTAGCTTCTATTTAGAAAACGCCAAAATTATCCGCGAGAAACTCACAGCCGCCGGATTAGCAGTTTATGGTGGCGTGAATGCACCATACGTTTGGGTTAAAACTCCCAATGGCTTATCTAGCTGGGAATTCTTCGATAAATTGCTGCAAACTGTCAATGTAGTTGGAACCCCTGG contains:
- a CDS encoding M23 family metallopeptidase: MSMHHKKALVSGAALLTIGFSLVSLITILPKPEVAGAREIKSNKANSSNAWLAASFPVENFQGYSSAFGYRRSATGGSNWEFHGGLDIAAPQGSYIRNWWAGRVIKVGDRNACGTHIIIKSGSWEHTYCHMEGNVENISGRRYLVDRAGGIQIAEGQNVPTGFRIGRVGMSGRTTGPHLHWGLKYDTNYVDPAMVLREMFSQQQIARRGGSTINAQQTQVVIQESATTGDSGY
- a CDS encoding ankyrin repeat domain-containing protein — encoded protein: MNKQYLRSKLGLLLALILLCTPSIAIAQTEVQSQDDILIEAVSTDQVDVVKKYLDNGGNPNRYFALAVSDGAMQSIQLMLLRGADVNYSDKNGITPLMVAARYTYRAGVEMTKLLLDKGAVVNAKSLKGSTALMFACSPPAQYYEDDYVKVVQMLIAKGAKLNVKNQMGASPLSVATGGNWQKIVAVLKKAGAKF
- a CDS encoding LL-diaminopimelate aminotransferase; this encodes MATINDNYLKLKAGYLFPEIARRVNAFADANPDAKIIRLGIGDVTEPLPEACRTAMIKAVEEMGDRSTFKGYGPEQGYAWLREKIAAQDFQARGADIDASEIFISDGSKCDTGNILEIFGHDNAIAVTDPVYPVYVDTNVMAGNTGNANDKGEFAGLVYLPITAENNFTAEIPSQKVDLIYLCFPNNPTGATASKAHLKAWVDYAKANGSIIFFDAAYEAYITDPEIPHSIYEIEGARDVAIEFRSFSKNAGFTGTRCALTVVPKTLTAKAADGSDVELWKLWNRRQSTKFNGVSYIVQRGAEAVYSPQGQAQIKALVSFYLENAKIIREKLTAAGLAVYGGVNAPYVWVKTPNGLSSWEFFDKLLQTVNVVGTPGSGFGAAGEGYFRISAFNSRENVEEAMQRITTRLSL